The following coding sequences are from one Pelmatolapia mariae isolate MD_Pm_ZW linkage group LG4, Pm_UMD_F_2, whole genome shotgun sequence window:
- the ndufab1b gene encoding NADH:ubiquinone oxidoreductase subunit AB1b: MAARVLQQCVRSFARPSLRLCSSSLALRVTAAPRPLSFAADSRRTRWLVQSRIPSVGVLCRQYGDLPPLTLETIKERVMYVLKLYDKINPEKLQTSSHFMKDLGLDSLDQVEIIMAMEDEFGFEIPDAEAEKLMTPEEIVQYIADKKDVYE, from the exons ATGGCGGCTCGTGTCCTGCAGCAGTGTGTCCGCTCCTTCGCTCGGCCCTCGCTGAGGCTTTGTTCCAGTAGCCTCGCATTAAGAGTCACTGCCGCCCCCCGACCTCTCTCCTTCGCCGCAGACAGCCGGAGGACGCGGTGGCTCGTCCAGAGCCGG ATCCCCTCGGTGGGTGTGCTGTGCCGACAGTACGGAGACCTGCCCCCCCTCACTCTAGAAACCATCAAAGAACGAGTCATGTATGTACTCAAGCTCTACGACAAGATCAACCCAGAGAAG CTGCAGACGAGCTCTCACTTCATGAAAGATTTGGGTTTGGACAGCTTGGACCAGGTGGAGATCATCATGGCCATGGAAGATGAGTTTG GCTTTGAGATCCCAGATGCAGAAGCAGAGAAGTTGATGACTCCTGAGGAGATCGTACAGTACATCGCAGACAAGAAAGACGTTTATGAGTAA
- the hapstr1a gene encoding UPF0472 protein C16orf72 homolog, with protein MEEKKEDGDSEIQEHGPEHWFSKWERQCLAEAEQREPSEEDVDNEQDKLWHLFQNSATAVAQLYKDRVCHQQGLSLWVPFQNAATAVTNLYKESVEAHQRSFDRGIQIGHQRRNKDMLAWVKKRRRTIRREDLISFLCGKAPPHRSSRANPRLAMVAPSRANSPAETGSSVEADLQPFREAIALHGLSGAMASISVRSGAPGSPTHVSGSSSNGGGASGGASSGSGPVCRSRRNGLQDVDLNTFISEEMALHLDSTGAASAGGGGGTRKRNSTQCSDVITDSPTHKRNRMI; from the exons ATGGAGGAGAAGAAGGAAGACGGCGACTCGGAGATACAGGAACACGGACCCGAGCACTGGTTCTCAAAATGGGAGCGACAGTGTTTGGCCGAAGCGGAGCAGAGGGAGCCGAGCGAGGAGGACGTCGACAACGAGCAGGATAAACTGTGGCATCTCTTCCAGAACTCCGCCACTGCCGTGGCACAGTTATACAAAG ACAGAGTATGCCATCAGCAGGGCCTGTCATTGTGGGTGCCATTTCAGAACGCTGCTACAGCAGTCACCAACCTTTACAAAG AGAGTGTTGAGGCCCATCAGAGAAGCTTCGATCGGGGCATCCAGATAGGACACCAACGTCGTAATAAG GACATGTTGGCCTGGGTGAAAAAGCGCCGGAGAACCATCCGCAGGGAGGATCTGATCAGCTTTTTATGCGGCAAAGCACCACCGCACAGAAGTAGCAGGGCCAACCCTCGGCTGGCCATGGTGGCCCCCAGCCGCGCTAATTCACCAGCAGAGACTGGCTCATCTGTAGAAGCGGACCTCCAGCCCTTCAGGGAGGCCATAGCACTGCATG GTCTGAGTGGTGCCATGGCGAGCATCAGCGTGCGCTCCGGTGCTCCGGGTTCTCCTACACATGTCAGTGGGAGCAGCAGTAACGGAGGTGGTGCGAGCGGAGGTGCTTCTTCCGGCTCTGGGCCAGTGTGCCGCAGCAGGCGTAATGGGCTCCAAGACGTCGACCTAAACACTTTCATCTCAGAGGAGATGGCGCTGCATCTGGACTCTACTGGCGCCGCCTCTGCCGGAGGGGGGGGAGGAACCAGGAAACGAAACTCCACCCAATGTAGTGATGTCATCACAGACTCCCCAACGCACAAACGCAACAGGATGATTTGA
- the dctn5 gene encoding dynactin subunit 5: protein MELSEILYNKAEYIETASGNKVSRQSVLCGSQNIVLNGKTIVMNDCIIRGDLANVRVGRHCVVKSRSVIRPPFKKFSKGVAFFPLHIGDHVFIEEDCVVNAAQIGSYVHIGKNCVIGRRCVLKDCCKILDNTVLPPETVVPPFTVFSGCPGLFSGELPECTQDLMIDVTKSYYQKFMPLSQI, encoded by the exons ATGGAGTTGTCTGAAATACTGTACAACAAAGCGGAGTACATTGAGACG gCTTCTGGCAACAAAGTGAGCAGACAGTCGGTACTATGTGGGAGTCAAAACATAGTCTTGAACGGCAAA ACTATTGTTATGAATGACTGCATCATCAGGGGGGACCTGGCTAACGTCAGGGTGGGCAGACACTGCGTGGTGAAAAGCCGGAGTGTTATTCGACCACCTTTCAAAAAGTTCAGCAAAGG GGTGGCTTTCTTCCCGCTGCACATTGGAGACCACGTCTTCATCGAGGAGGACTGCGTGGTCAACGCAGCACAGATTGGTTCCTACGTCCACATTGGGAAGAACTGTGTCATA GGTCGCCGTTGTGTGCTAAAGGATTGCTGCAAGATCTTAGACAACACCGTGCTTCCTCCTGAGACAGTGGTGCCACCTTTCACCGTTTTCTCTGGATGCCCAG GTCTGTTTTCAGGAGAGCTCCCAGAGTGTACACAGGACCTCATGATTGATGTAACCAAAAGTTACTACCAGAAGTTCATGCCCCTCAGCCAGATATGA